A genomic window from Astatotilapia calliptera chromosome 12, fAstCal1.2, whole genome shotgun sequence includes:
- the LOC113033632 gene encoding transmembrane protein 238, producing MEPAYRGLGRCVCCFWLAVVFDIVGLAVLLLGVFVDVFFYDLLIYAGAIVIFLSLIWWVFWYSGNIEVPPSELEDDVGLLKKNKGGLGGISGAVRRLSSRVSTGIRNSFRRNGEPSHTARMPRSASGPPVSPPERVTVAMATMGNTTQTATSSIADCGVEMPHTATETSPA from the coding sequence ATGGAGCCGGCCTATCGGGGTCTGGGTCGCTGTGTGTGCTGCTTCTGGCTCGCGGTGGTGTTTGACATTGTGGGACTGGCCGTGCTCCTCCTCGGCGTGTTTGTCGACGTGTTTTTCTACGACCTGCTCATCTACGCGGGCGCCATCGTCATCTTCCTCAGCCTCATCTGGTGGGTGTTCTGGTATTCTGGGAACATCGAAGTGCCCCCGTCAGAGCTGGAGGATGATGTGGGGTTACTGAAAAAGAACAAGGGCGGACTTGGGGGCATCAGCGGCGCCGTGAGGCGCCTCTCCAGCCGCGTGTCCACCGGCATCCGAAACTCGTTCCGCAGGAACGGAGAACCGTCCCATACGGCCCGCATGCCCAGGTCAGCCTCGGGGCCACCTGTGTCACCGCCGGAGCGGGTGACCGTAGCCATGGCAACGATGGGCAATACCACACAGACTGCTACCTCCTCAATAGCAGACTGTGGCGTAGAGATGCCCCACACCGCTACAGAGACATCACCTGCATAA